The Corvus hawaiiensis isolate bCorHaw1 chromosome 2, bCorHaw1.pri.cur, whole genome shotgun sequence genome includes a window with the following:
- the LOC125321440 gene encoding alpha-2-macroglobulin-like protein 1 isoform X3: MLGIVDGEGCKMILKHEQTRYTYGKPVEGKVEITVMTFSQAMEDSARSSAIQKQNSWTNKDGCATFTVKTEALEINEADSHVIAVGKLVENGTGAHSVENVLIPVATIMKSIEFINLHPFYKRGIPYTGKMFCHSANSPLRNETVHLIIDVNDEETCLSLLTDEKGEAHFTLDTTSWNSTMVSLRGTYTPPTEDSPFSPESKIEDSFHWLKPFYSESNSFLEIKAKNDVMSCDQEQEVHVDYILSQNKLRPGEDHIDFYYLVIAKGKILFSREKKVPITHHENLQGSFSLTLPVGNDFLPDIKLLVYAIFSDGEVVADVEQFEVEKCFRHKVVLEFSHKEEVPGSKVRLNLKAAPGSLCSVQAVDKSILLENNQTLTADRLYMEVFEDSFTVGGRGLPYHLEDFEAYPCLPQQPSPHKKARMGAPWYQSEADVYNLFKKLLMKIFTNTRIKKPVSCVRPDFEKKMYLRKDNLVGGRAIHADSEPHSADKEKPKPRTLFPETWIWDLVSVGGNGQASLQVAVPDTITEWNANTFCVANTGFGFSPLTSLRVFQPFFVDVSLPYSVIQGETFGLKATVFNYLKDCIQVHTTLTETPELKVDACPSCQFTSCLCANEAKTFVWNVTATRLGRVNVTVSSVAEESHSLCGNRIAVTPLQGGRDAVIKPLLVKPGGVLQEKTQNIFLCPADNTISEEFSLTLPAEVLEGSARVTFSVIGDIMGPALQNLDQLLRLPFGCGEQNMVQFAPNIFILQYLNKTKQLNPEIKNKALKFLTTGYQRQLLYKHDDGSYSAFGKGDEQGNTWLTAFVARSFGQASSHIYIDKDHVHSALLWLQKHQLPSGCFQSVGKLFNNDLKGGVDDTISLTAYIAAALVELHLERNDTMLDNALHCLRNVTLDETSLYVKALMSYVFTLSKDMEMRKQLLDMVEKETAQLLTSQSADEKSSSMIETVAYIILAHISKPDLSLNEASVSKLVRWLSGQRNAFGGFASTQDTVVSLQALAQYAALIPQEIRDVKVVVKGKGASPLEFHVLRNNKLVLHQASLPADTGTYTVQATGSGCVYVQTTLYYNIPPPKTEEVFVLDVETVPRECDGVRKEFDIHVSVSYVGDRGTSNMALVEVEMLSGFIPVQSSVKELEKAPLVKKTEIKPDKITIYLEELGESSLKLNISVEQDIEVQNLKAATVHVYDYYKPDDRTAREYAFPCSSDASKKVSS, from the exons ATGCTGGGTATAGTGGATGGAGAGGGATGCAAAATGATTTTAAAGCATGAGCAAACAAG GTATACTTATGGGAAGCCTGTTGAAGGGAAAGTAGAAATTACTGTTATGACATTCTCCCAGGCCATGGAAGACAGTGCTAGAAGTTCTGCGATTCAGAAGCAAAACAGCTGG aCAAATAAGGATGGCTGCGCTACTTTCACAGTGAAGACAGAAGCTCTGGAAATAAATGAAGCTGACAGCCATGTAATTGCAGTAGGAAAACTGGTGGAAAATGGAACAG GAGCACATTCTGTGGAGAATGTTCTAATTCCTGTTGCAACAATAATGAAATCTATAGAGTTTATCAACCTCCATCCATTCTACAAACGTGGGATACCATACACAGGGAAG ATGTTCTGCCACAGTGCAAATTCTCCCCTCAGAAATGAAACAGTCCATCTAATAATTGACGTCAATGATGAGGAGACATGTCTGTCACTCCTCACAGATGAGAAGGGGGAAGCTCACTTCACACTGGATACCACCAGCTGGAACAGCACGATGGTTTCTCTGAGG GGTACCTACACCCCTCCAACTGAAGATAGTCCATTTTCTCCTGAAAGTAAAATAGAGGACAGCTTCCACTGGCTGAAACCTTTTTACTCTGAGAGCAACAGCTTCCTTGAGATCAAGGCCAAGAATGATGTGATGTCCTGTGATCAAGAGCAGGAAGTGCACGTGGATTATATCCTTTCCCAGAATAAACTCCGCCCTGGAGAAGACCACATTGATTTCTACTACTTG GTGATAGCAAAAGGCAAGATCCTtttcagcagagagaagaaGGTGCCAATTACCCACCATGAGA ATCTGCAGGGCTCCTTCTCATTGACTCTGCCTGTTGGCAATGACTTCCTGCCTGACATCAAGCTTCTGGTGTATGCGATCTTCTcggatggagaggtggtggctGATGTGGAGCAGTTTGAAGTAGAAAAGTGCTTTAGACATAAG GTGGTGCTGGAATTCTCACACAAGGAGGAAGTCCCGGGATCCAAAGTCAGACTCAACCTCAAGGCTGCTCCAGGGTCCCTGTGCTCTGTGCAAGCTGTTGACAAGAGCATCCTCCTGGAGAACAACCAAACCCTAACAGCAGACAGA TTGTATATGGAAGTCTTTGAAGACAGCTTCACGGTTGGAGGACGAGGCTTGCCTTACCACTTGGAGGACTTTGAGGCATATCCCTGtctgccccagcagcccagcccccaCAAAAAGGCTCGGATGGGTGCACCATGGTACCAAAGCGAGGCTGATGTCTATAATCTGTTTAAG AAACTgctcatgaaaatatttaccaACACTAGAATCAAGAAACCTGTTTCCTGTGTGCGTCCAGACTTTGAGAAAAAGATGTATCTAAGAAAAGACAATTTGGTTG GCGGCCGTGCTATCCATGCCGATTCTGAACCTCACTCTGCTGACAAGGAGAAGCCAAAACCACGGACACTTTTCCCAGAGacctggatttgggatttggtcTCTGTCGG GGGCAATGGGCAAGCGTCTCTCCAAGTTGCTGTACCTGACACCATCACAGAATGGAATGCCAACACCTTCTGTGTTGCCAATACTGGCTTTGGTTTCTCACCTCTGACCTCTCTTAGGGTCTTCCAGCCTTTCTTTGTGGATGTATCTCTGCCATACTCTGTGATCCAAGGAGAGACTTTCGGCCTAAAAGCCACTGTCTTCAACTACCTCAAGGACTGTATCCAG GTCcacaccaccctcacagagaccCCAGAACTAAAGGTGGATGCCTGTCCAAGCTGCCAGTTCACCAGCTGCCTCTGTGCCAATGAAGCAAAAACCTTTGTATGGAACGTGACTGCGACCAGGCTGG gcagAGTGAACGTCACCGTGAGCAGCGTGGCGGAAGAATCACACAGTCTGTGTGGTAACAGGATTGCTGTGACACCTTTGCAAGGAGGGAGAGACGCCGTGATAAAACCTCTGCTCGTGAAG CCAGGAGGTGTCCTACAAGAGAAGACCCAAAATATCTTTCTCTGTCCTGCAG ATAACACCATCTCTGAGGAGTTCTCCCTGACTCTGCCTGCAGAAGTGCTGGAGGGATCTGCCCGAGTCACGTTCTCTGTGATTG GTGACATCATGGGTCCAGCACTTCAAAATTTAGACCAGCTGCTAAGATTGCCCTTTGGCTGTGGTGAACAGAACATGGTCCAGTTTGCACCAAACATCTTCATACTCCAGTACCTGAATAAGACTAAACAACTGAACCCAGAAATTAAGAATAAAGCACTGAAATTTCTGACAACAG GTTACCAGCGTCAGCTGCTCTACAAACACGACGATGGCTCCTACAGCGCCTTTGGGAAAGGTGATGAGCAGGGCAACACGTG GCTGACAGCTTTTGTAGCCAGGTCCTTTGGACAAGCCAGCTCTCACATTTACATCGATAAGGACCACGTGCacagtgctctgctctggctgcagaagCACCAGCTGCCCAGTGGCTGCTTCCAGAGTGTGGGGAAGCTCTTCAACAATGACCTGAAG GGCGGTGTGGATGATACCATCTCATTAACAGCCTATATTGCTGCTGCACTGGTGGAACTCCATCTGGAGAGAAAT GACACCATGTTGGATAATGCCTTACATTGCCTTAGGAATGTAACACTTGATGAGACAAGCCTTTATGTCAAGGCCTTGATGTCTTATGTCTTCACACTAAGTAAGGACATGGAGATgagaaagcagctcctggatATGGTAGAGAAGGAAACTG CACAGCTACTGACATCACAATCTGCTGATGAAAAGTCTTCTTCCATGATTGAGACAGTAGCCTACATCATCCTGGCTCATATCTCCAAACCAGACTTGTCACTCAATGAAGCCTCGGTGAGCAAGCTTGTGCGCTGGCTCAGTGGACAAAGAAATGCCTTTGGAGGATTTGCTTCCACACAG GACACGGTTGTCAGCCTGCAGGCCCTCGCTCAGTATGCAGCCCTGATTCCTCAGGAGATCAGAGATGTCAAGGTGGTAGTGAAAGGCAAGGGGGCTTCTCCACTGGAGTTCCATGTGCTCAGGAACAACAAGTTGGTCCTGCATCAGGCAtctctccctgcagacacagggACCTACACAGTGCAAGCGACGGGCAGTGGCTGCGTTTATGTCCAG ACCACTTTGTATTATAACATCCCACCACCAAAAACAGAAGAGGTCTTTGTCCTGGATGTGGAAACTGTACCAAGAGAATGTGATGGTGTCAGGAAAGAGTTTGATATCCATGTGTCTGTCAG TTATGTAGGGGACCGTGGGACGAGTAACATGGCCCTGGTGGAGGTTGAAATGCTGTCAGGGTTCATTCctgtgcagagctctgtgaaAGAG CTGGAGAAGGCACCCCTCGTGAAAAAGACAGAGATAAAACCAGACAAAATCACAATCTACTTGGAGGAG CTGGGTGAGAGTTCTTTGAAGCTTAACATCTCAGTGGAACAAGATATTGAAGTGCAGAATCTGAAAGCTGCAACAGTGCATGTCTATGACTACTATAAGCCAG ATGACCGCACAGCAAGAGAATATGCTTTCCCTTGCAGTTCAG ATGCCTCAAAGAAGGTTTCCTCCTAG